From Ignavibacterium sp.:
GTTCAAATCCATCCACATTAGGCATATTGAGATCTGTAATCAGTAAATCAATATTCTCTCTTGGAAGAATTTCCAGAGCTTCCATTCCATCATTTACACTGATAATTTCATATCCTTTAATAGACAATGAAAATGTTATCAGCTTTCTTATTATTGGTGAATCGTCAGCCACCATTATGGTTTTCTTCACCTTTATTACTCCTTCTTATATCCAACAGTTTTTGGAAAGCTAATAAGTCTGAATGCCTTGCTTATTCCGTGCAATGACTCAGAGTAACCAATAAACAAATATCCGTTTTTGTTGAGCGTCCGATACAGATTATTTATTACTTTTATTTTCGAATTCTGATCAAAATAGATTAATACATTAGCACAGAAAATCACATCAACATTACCCAATCCTATTATTCCGATATCTTCGTAAAGATTAAGATATCTGAATTCAACCATACCTTTTATCATTGGCGATATTTCATAATAATTATCGGCTTTTCTGAAATATCTTTTAAGGAATTGAATTGGAACATTTCTTACCGAATACTCACCGTATACTCCTTTAACTGCAGCTTCAAGCGCAGTATTGCTTATGTCTGTTCCTATAAGTTCAAATTCAAAATCAGGATATTTATGTCCAATAAAGTCATTTATCATCATCGCAATTGAATATACTTCTTCACCTGAAGATACAGCAGCGCTCCAGATTTTAATTTTACTTTGGCTGCTTTTTCTTTTTTCAGTTATCAGTTCAGGAATTACCTTAAGTACCAACGCATCAAGTTGTGCCTGATTTCTAAAAAAGAAAGTCTCGTTGATAGTTATTGCATCATACAAATAGCGAAGCTCGTATTTGCCTTGTGGTGTGTTTTTAACGAAGTTAAAATAATCCTGGTAACTATTCATTTTAAGATGAAGAAGCCGACGCATCAATCTGCTCTCGAGCAAATACTTTTTATTATCCTGGAAATAGATTCCGGTTTTTTCGTAGATGAATGTCCTCCACTGAGAGAATAATTCATAGGACATCTCAATGAAAAGCTTATCATTGTTCTTTTCTGAAATGAACTCACCGGTTTTAACAGCACTATTTAATGTCTCTATTTTCAATGAGATTGCTTCAGTTAATATTTTTTTTAATCATCAGTATCTCTTTAGCTCGCTGACTTACCATTTCATTTTCATCTTCAGCAAGTTTTTCGAGAAAAGAATAAGAGTTTTGATTATCAATATTTTCGAGTAATTCAGTCAACCTTAATTTTATCCAGAAATTTTCATTAAGAAAATCATTATCCAATAACATTATGGCTGTGTCAGCATCAAGCTTAAATAATAATTCAATAGTTGATAATCTGACCATTTCATCGGAATGATTAAGACATCGTGAGATAGAGTCCATTAATTTATGAAGTTCAAACTCATTCAATTCTTTTATCAAATCTGGTTCTTGCTGAATAAATTCATCGACCAGCTTAAGTAAATGAGAAATATTTTGTACATCGTTTTTAATCAGAATTGAAATTTGTTTTAAGACAAGTTCTTTGTTTATCAACAATTTATGATAGATAATTCCATCATACTCAGGATCAATTCCATAATATTTAAGAGCTTCATAAATTATTTCGTTATCATCAAATTCATTAAGAAGTTTTGCACCAATTTTTCGATATTCATTTTCTTTATTTGCCAGCATTACTAACAAAGCTCTTTTAATTTTTTCATCAAATGGAACATCAAATCCATATCTTACATGTAATTTATAAATTGCTTCTACAATTGGTGGAATAAAAGGTAAGCTTGCATTTTGTAATTCAGATAAAAGGAAGAAAAAAGATTCTTCATTACCAATATCACCCAAACTTTCTATTATCATATATTTAACTAAGTCATCTTCATCATTGTATTTTTGAATAATAAAGTTAAATGCTTTAACTGTTCCAATTTTCCCTAAAGAATTGATAATGTATGGTTTGAGAATTTCACTTTTATCATAAAGAGAAATCAGCAAATCAACAGCCTGAATACTTCGGTTATTACCCAAAGCTTCGATATATGAAATCAGAACATTTTCATTTTCCGTGTTATTGATAAGTTCTAATACTGCTTTCTCCACTTTTTTGTCGTGAATTTCTGCAAGTATATCAGCAGCAAATTTTAAATCAATAACATCTTTAGTTTTTTTAAGAAACTTTATCAGGGAATCAACTGCATACTGGCCATAAGAAATTAAAATTTCTCCGGCAATATTTCTCAAACTAATATCATCTGAAGCAATAAATTCAGTAAGCTTATCAGCAACAAGATAGCATTGACGATTTTTTAAGAAATGACTTAAAGCGCTTCTTAGTCCTTTATCTTTATTTTGCAGATATGAACAAAGATGTGTAGCAACAGCAGGATCATACTCTTCACATTCCAGTTGATCCAGGAAATCTATCTGAGCATCAATGTTTCCTGACTGGAATACTTCATCTATTATTTCTGTAGAAATTTTTGTTTTCGTCATAAGACTAATAAACACTTACTTTACTAACAAAGCATTTTGGCAACTTTAATGCCGCAAAGAAAATCAGAATTTTTCCTATTAAAATCTCTTAACTCAAAAAAGAACTGATTATTATTAGCCAAGTGAGAATATTTGAGCAAAATAAAAAAGGGGTGAAAGTTCACCCCTTTCAAGAAGAGAATGAGTTATTTAAAGTGAAATGTTCCGTTATGTTTAACAAACATCTCACCTTTTTCTTCTCTCCCCCTGGCTCTCCCCTGCCTTTTATTAAATTCTTCAACCTTTTCAATTTTGAACGCAGAAACGAGGTTCTGCAGATTTAAAGTTAAATTGTTAAGTTCTTCTGCAGCGCGGGCAATTTGTTGGATTCCGGCAGCACTCTGATGAGTTACATTTGAGATTGATTCAAGACTTTTACTTATTTGTTCCGAAGCGCTTGATTGCTGTTCACTTGCTGCTGCAACCTGAGAAATTATATCAACAACTCTTTCAGACTCGACAATAATTTTTTCAAGTGATCTTCCGGCTTGCTCAGCTTTTTCTTTGCCTTTTTCAACCTCAGATTTACCTTCATTCATCGCTTCGACTGCCCATTTGGTATCTTTTTGAATTTGCTTAATCATAGAAGCGATTTCTTTAGTTGCCTTGGTAGTTCGTTCAGCTAATTTTCTAACCTCATCAGCTACTACTGCAAAACCTCTGCCCTGCTCGCCTGCTCTCGCAGCTTCAATTGCGGCATTAAGTGCCAATAGATTTGTTTGATCAGCAATATCTTCAATAACCTGTATAATCTCACCAATCTGATCACTGTTTTTACCAAGCTGAGTAACAGTGTCAGCACTTCGTTTAACAACATCAGCTATTCTGTTCATTCCCTCAATGGTTTCAAGCACAACTATTCCACCTTCGCGAGCTACTTCACCGGCACCTTTAGAAGCTTCGGCAGCAGCTACTGTATTTCTGGTGGTTTCAATAATTGTTTTAGCCATTTCTTCAACTGCATTTGCAACTTCTGCAGTTTGTTGTGATTGTTCCTGTGCTCCTGCAGCCATTTCCTCTGTACTCGAAAGAATCTGATTCGCTGCACTTGCTGTTGATTCAACTGCTTCGGTAACCTGAGTAATAGCCGTGCTTAAAGAGTCAGTAACCTGATTTATACTTGACTTTATTAGCTGATGATCGCCTTTGTATTCTTTTGTTAAACGAACTGTTAAATCTCCGGCAGATATTTTTCTCAAAACATCCATCGCATCAGCCAGTGGCATATATATTTCATCCAACGCCTTGTTGAAGCCAAGTAATATTTCTTTATAAGCTCCAAGAAGATGTTCGGCATTAGCTCTGGTTCTGCTTTTACCTTCAGCTAAAGCTTCAGTTAATTTTTGTCCTTCTTTAATAAGATAAGAAATATTTTCTTTCATCTTATTGAAGCTTTTCGACAAACAATCTTTTTCAGAAAGCACATTTATTTCAACATTCAGATCACCTTCGGCAATCCGGTCTGCTGCTTTTATTTTTTCTAAAGTTGCTTCTCTTAGTCTGTTCAGTCCCTGAGCAATCTGTCCAAATTCATCATTTTGCTTGTATTCGATTGCATTTTCAAAATCTCCCAATGAAAATCTTTCGATTGCTCCAAGCATTAAATTAATTGGTTTAACAAGAGAAGGAATAATTCTCATAAATGTGAATAGAAAATGGAGAGTACCAATAATTACCATAAATGCAATAAAATAAATTGATAAAGTCAGAATGTTGCTTGTTGAATCATCAAGCCCTGCTTTCTTTGCATTAAGATAGTCAAAGATATTTCTGATACTCTGATTCAGTTTACCACCGATTTCATCGC
This genomic window contains:
- a CDS encoding response regulator, whose protein sequence is MKKTIMVADDSPIIRKLITFSLSIKGYEIISVNDGMEALEILPRENIDLLITDLNMPNVDGFELIKAVRENDELKHTPIIVLSNLSETDDIERALQFGADSYLIKPFEQKTILNEVSKYLN
- a CDS encoding methyl-accepting chemotaxis protein; the protein is MKEKIKKLLNTQNWTFRRKVEVAFFALAAVSTLTIFFALFNLIRLSDNNAETTKQYVVPSEKLNEIYQAFQHQQFHLMKFSIPEYKEKFQENIADVQLNRKLIDSLVTEFKKVASDENIKKYSDEIEKTFKEYNNLVVDATLSAAAMQDFEMASMIASTSGDEIGGKLNQSIRNIFDYLNAKKAGLDDSTSNILTLSIYFIAFMVIIGTLHFLFTFMRIIPSLVKPINLMLGAIERFSLGDFENAIEYKQNDEFGQIAQGLNRLREATLEKIKAADRIAEGDLNVEINVLSEKDCLSKSFNKMKENISYLIKEGQKLTEALAEGKSRTRANAEHLLGAYKEILLGFNKALDEIYMPLADAMDVLRKISAGDLTVRLTKEYKGDHQLIKSSINQVTDSLSTAITQVTEAVESTASAANQILSSTEEMAAGAQEQSQQTAEVANAVEEMAKTIIETTRNTVAAAEASKGAGEVAREGGIVVLETIEGMNRIADVVKRSADTVTQLGKNSDQIGEIIQVIEDIADQTNLLALNAAIEAARAGEQGRGFAVVADEVRKLAERTTKATKEIASMIKQIQKDTKWAVEAMNEGKSEVEKGKEKAEQAGRSLEKIIVESERVVDIISQVAAASEQQSSASEQISKSLESISNVTHQSAAGIQQIARAAEELNNLTLNLQNLVSAFKIEKVEEFNKRQGRARGREEKGEMFVKHNGTFHFK
- a CDS encoding protein-glutamate O-methyltransferase CheR, with product MKIETLNSAVKTGEFISEKNNDKLFIEMSYELFSQWRTFIYEKTGIYFQDNKKYLLESRLMRRLLHLKMNSYQDYFNFVKNTPQGKYELRYLYDAITINETFFFRNQAQLDALVLKVIPELITEKRKSSQSKIKIWSAAVSSGEEVYSIAMMINDFIGHKYPDFEFELIGTDISNTALEAAVKGVYGEYSVRNVPIQFLKRYFRKADNYYEISPMIKGMVEFRYLNLYEDIGIIGLGNVDVIFCANVLIYFDQNSKIKVINNLYRTLNKNGYLFIGYSESLHGISKAFRLISFPKTVGYKKE
- a CDS encoding HEAT repeat domain-containing protein, with translation MTKTKISTEIIDEVFQSGNIDAQIDFLDQLECEEYDPAVATHLCSYLQNKDKGLRSALSHFLKNRQCYLVADKLTEFIASDDISLRNIAGEILISYGQYAVDSLIKFLKKTKDVIDLKFAADILAEIHDKKVEKAVLELINNTENENVLISYIEALGNNRSIQAVDLLISLYDKSEILKPYIINSLGKIGTVKAFNFIIQKYNDEDDLVKYMIIESLGDIGNEESFFFLLSELQNASLPFIPPIVEAIYKLHVRYGFDVPFDEKIKRALLVMLANKENEYRKIGAKLLNEFDDNEIIYEALKYYGIDPEYDGIIYHKLLINKELVLKQISILIKNDVQNISHLLKLVDEFIQQEPDLIKELNEFELHKLMDSISRCLNHSDEMVRLSTIELLFKLDADTAIMLLDNDFLNENFWIKLRLTELLENIDNQNSYSFLEKLAEDENEMVSQRAKEILMIKKNIN